A region from the Argonema galeatum A003/A1 genome encodes:
- a CDS encoding helix-turn-helix domain-containing protein, producing the protein MLKQRLPLESVIGPEEAEAIAKLAQTLNQENSQIKLVESNGEEVLIPESVRSMLRDIVKKIASGQVIYLVPHNHELTTQEAADILNVSRPFLIKLLEEEEIPYIKVGKHRRIRFQDLMKYKENRDQKRGKALDELIQMSQEAGFYE; encoded by the coding sequence ATGCTGAAGCAAAGATTGCCATTGGAGTCAGTTATTGGGCCAGAAGAAGCAGAGGCGATCGCAAAATTAGCACAAACCCTCAACCAGGAAAATTCACAAATAAAATTAGTGGAAAGCAACGGAGAAGAAGTTCTAATTCCTGAGTCTGTTCGCAGTATGTTACGCGATATCGTTAAGAAGATTGCATCAGGTCAGGTAATTTATTTGGTTCCCCACAATCACGAATTAACCACACAGGAAGCTGCCGATATTTTGAATGTTTCAAGACCTTTTTTAATTAAGTTACTGGAAGAGGAAGAAATTCCTTATATTAAGGTAGGAAAACATCGACGGATTCGGTTTCAAGATTTGATGAAGTATAAGGAAAACCGGGATCAAAAGCGCGGTAAAGCTCTGGATGAGCTAATTCAAATGAGCCAAGAAGCAGGATTCTATGAATAG